The genomic region CTGACCCCCGGTATCTGTTCGGAGCGACAACTGGCATGCGGGGTGTCCTACTCCCGCCCGGTGCAGAACCCCTAGGGTGCTCACCCTATGACGTACGACGCGCCCCGCATGCCTACCCCTCAAATTGGCCGATCTGAGAGGTTCTCTCAACATACAAATGACTCTTCGGGGTGGCGCCTCCGGGGTCGTGGCCAGACGGCGTTTTGACACAGCCAGGCACCGTCGCCGGGATGCCGTTTGCTGCCAACGGGATGACGGCCAGCCGCCTCCGGTGCCTGAGCACGACGGGTTCAACGCCGCCGCCCGGACCTTCCGTGGTTGGCGGGGCGTCGGGCAACTGCCCGTAACGTCGCGACAGCGCGAAACTTCGCACGACCTACGGGCACCAGCGACCACTCCCGGGCGCGCCACCCCCGGGAGTGGCCCCGGTTTTGCTCACTGAAACGGACATGAAACGGATCGCTTCATTGCTGCATGCGTTCAAACGGCGACGGCGCTGGTTCGCGGTGGACGTGGGTTCCAGCGCCATCAAGATCGCCGAGGTTGCGGACAGGGGCGGCAAGTCCGAGGTCGTGCGCGCCGGTGCGCTGCCGGTGCCGCCTGGCGCGGTGGAGAACGGGGTCGTGCGCGAAACGGCGGTCCTCGCGCGGGCGATCCGTACTTTCGCGGCCCCGGGCGACGGGGCCCGACCCCCGGTCGTGGCCGCGATCCCCGGCCGGGGCGTCATCATCAAGCGGCTGGAGCTTCCCGCCCAAAGCAGAGAGAGGCTGGACGAAGTCATCGAGTTCGAGGCCATGGACGCGGTTCCCGAGGACTTGGGCAACGTCAACCTCGACTACCACGTCCTCGGTCCTTCAGAGGACGGCAGCGGGCTGGACGTGCTCTTGGTGGCGGCCCGGAAGGCCCTGGTCGAAAGGCACGTCCAACTCCTGGAAGCCGCGGGGCTGACGCCCGTCATCGTGGACGTGGACCATTTCGCTCTCGGCCGCTTGTGCGACGACCTCTCGCTCGACGGCGATACGCCGTCGGCCTGGATCCACGTGGGCGCCCGTTCCACCACGATCCACCTCCCGGCGCCGGACGGGCCCGGCTACGCAACGGACCTGCCGGTGGGCGGCGAGCAGTTGACGGAAAGCCTCGCCGAGAACCTGAGCGTCTCGCGGGACGAGGCCGAAACGATCAAGCGCGGCGGCTCGAATGACGTGGCCGTTGGCGATTGGCTCGACTCCCCATGTGATTCCCTTGCCGCCCGAATCAGCCGCGGCGTCAACCTGTTCGGCCCCTTGGGCCACGAGACGGCGCCGCGTCGCGTCGCTCTGAGCGGCGGCAGCGCGGTGCTGCCCGGTCTCGGTACGAGTCTCGCCCGTGCACTGGACGCCGAGGTCCGCGTCTGCGGTCCCTTCTTCACCGGCATCACGGTGACCGCGGGCGAGCCCGCCGGACCGGCCTTCGCCGTGGTCGCGGGCCTCGCCGCCAGAGACCCCGACGAATAGAAGGGCCGCGAAGAAGAGGACACCGTCCCGTGAAGCCACGCATCAACCTCTTGTGCACCCGCGAGACGCGGGCGCTGCAACGCAAACGCCGCCGCATTTTCGCCTTGGCCGCCTCGCTCCTGTTGACCGGGACGGCACTCGGCGCCGTCAACGTCGCGCAGTGCCGCCACCGGTCCGGCCTGGAGGCCAACCTGGCGGCATCGCGCACAACGGCCACGGCACTACGCCGGGAGGCCAAGGCCGCCGGTGCGCTGGAAAAACGTATCGAGGAGCAACGGCGCAAGAACGCGGCCGTCACCGGCTGGCTGGAGGGCCGCGGGCAACCCACGAAAGCCCTGCGCGGCCTCTCGGCCGCCGCGCCGCCGACCCTGTGGCTGACGCGCTACGCCGCGTCCGATGGCACCACCGTGCTGGAAGGCCAGGCCACCGACGACGCGTCCATCACCCGGTTCCTGCGCGACCTTCCCGGCGACTTCGCCGAACGGCAGCTCGTGGAGGCCGGCAAGGCGTCCGGAGACGAGGATGTCCGGCGCTTCGTGATCCGCGCGCGCACCACCCCCCTGTCCGATCCGGCGTCGCCCGGGGAATGACGTGTGCCGGTTTGAAGGCTCATGCAATACTACCTGGACCTCCTGCTCGAACGTTCCGCCGCGCAATGGGCGGCGTGCATCCTCGGGGCGAGCCTCGCGCTGGCCGCCCTGGATTACGCCCTCCTGTACCGGCCCCAGTCCGGCAGCATCGACCGGGTCGAAGCCGGCCTGGAGATCGCCCGCCTCGAACAGACCCGGCTGCGCCGTCAGGCGGATCAATTGCCTCGATTGCGCGAGGATCTCGCCGCGCTCCGCGGGGCGCTGCGTTCCCGTCTCCCGCACGCGGACGAACCCGTCGACCCGCTGGAGAGCGTCACCGCCCGGGCGGCCGCGGCGGGCCTGGAGATGGTACGGTTCCAACCCGGCGCCGCCGTCGCCGGAGAGTTCCTTACCGAGGTCCCGCTGGAATTGGAGTTCGCGGGGACGTACCACGACCTGTTGCGCTTCCTCGAATCCGCGGCGCCCGGCACGTTGGCGGATGCCCGAAAGCTCGCCATCGCCGCGCTCCCGGGCAACGGCGACGCCGCCACGCTGCGCATCGCCATGGAGTTGGTGACGCTCCGGCCCCTTGAGCGGGATGCCGACGACGAGGGCGGGGATGAGACAAGGACGGCTCGGGAAGCGGCAGGCCGCGGAACTCCGGCGCCGCCGTCGCCATCCGCCGTGGTCACCGCCGCGCCCTTGTCGCGCGACCCGTTCGAGCCGTACCGCACCCCGCCGCCGGTGGCGCAACCGCTGCCGGCGGCGGACCCGGAACCGACCCCGTCGCCGGAACCCGTTCCACAACCCCGCCTGCGGGCAACCGGAATCGTCTGGGGGCCCCTCCACGCGGCAGCGCTGGTGAAGGACGCCGAGGGCGACATCCACGTGGTGGGGCGCGGCTCCCGGCTCGGTGGCCACTCCTACCACGTCAAGGCCATCACCCCGTGCGAGATCATACTGCAAGCGCCGGGACCCGATGGGCAGCCGCGGGAGACGCGGCTATCAGTCCGGCATTGTGACTCACCAAGACAAGCAGTGCAGGGACGGCACTCGTTCGGTGTCCGATGACTTCGTCGGCAAGTCGCGATGGCTTGTAGGGGCGACCTGCGGTCGCCCCGGTGGGGGGCACCACGCGAGGAAGACCCCGGATCAAGGCCCGGGGGTGACGCAACGCAGCCGACGGCGGAAAAGACCCGCAGATTATGCTGCGAATTAACCGGACACGACACTAATCGATGGCGCGCCACGCCACCAGCCGCACGCGTTGGCGCGGCGTGACGCCAGCCGGGTCGTGTTCGAGCAGGGCTTCCACCGCCGCCCTGGCATGCCCGCGCGGACACGGATGCGCCGCCGGGAAACAGGCCGAGGACCGCAGGCGCAGGCGGGGCGGTACGCTCCCGGCCACGGGCGTAGCGATCACGGTGTAGCTGCCGTCGTGGAACCCGCGCCCGGCGAATATCGCCGTGGGCGCCAGGATGTCGATGAAATCAAGAGCGCCGTCTTCGTCCGACAACTCGTGCCGGCCGTGCGTGAGCCCGGCCTCGGCGATGTGGAACACGGCGACGCTCTTGTAGTAGGCGTCGGTAATGCGGAGGTCGGTCAAGGACGCGTTCATGCTCGTGGCGCTCACCACCGCCAGCACCGCGATCAACATGAGGACGGACGGCAGGACCACGCCCTCCTCTTTCCCGAGAAGAGTCGCCGCGTTCCGAGCCGTCAACCAGAGATGCCGCCGTTCCATTCCATACATGAAGATCGGCGTCGTCGTACGATTCTTTAGCCCGAGCCGTGTCCGATCCCGGCGCTTCCGAGTCCCTCAGAACTTCTCCACCCAAGGGCGCAGTTCGATGTGCGACGCCCACGCGCTCCTGTGCTGGCGGTGAAGCTGGAGGTAGGTCTCGGCGATGCTGTCGGGGCTGAGCCATGTGTCCGGACCGCGCGCGGCATCCCGCCGGGACGAGTCGATGCCGCCGTCGATGACGATCTGGGCCACGTGGATGTTCTGCGGCTGAAGCTCCCGCGCCATGCTCTGGGCCAGCCCGGTGAGGCCGAACTTGCCCATGGCGAAGGACGCGGAGTTGGCGTACCCCTTCACGCTGGCCGAGGCGCCGGTGAACAGGATGGTGCCGCCGCCCGTCCGCAGCATACTGGCGGCCGCGGCCTGCCCTACGAGAAAACCGCCGTAGCAGGTGACCATGATGGCGTCCCGGACCGCGGGCGGATCCAACTCGGTCAGGGGTCCGCGCACGCGCCCGCTGGCGTTGTACACCACCACGTTGGGCTCACCCAGGTCCTGCGCCACCCGCGCGAAGAGATCGTTCACCTGTTCGGGCACCACCGCGTCGCACCCGTAGGCGCGGCAGCCGGTGCTCTCCGCGAGGGCCTGGAGCTTGTCCGGGTTGCGCGCGGCGATGGCCGCCTTCATGCCTTCCCGCGTGAACAGCCGCACGAGCGAGGAACTGAGTCCCGGCCCGCCTCCCACCACCACTGCGACTTCCTGATCCGCCATGTTGTCCTCCTGGATGTTCCTTCCACCTGCTCGCGGCAATGGCGCCCGCGGCGGGCGGAACTGTTTCATTCGTAAAGCAAAGCCTTGTCGCGGCCGGCGTCGTAGACCTCCGTGCCGCCGCTGGCGATGCGCACCACATCGTCGAGCGCGGCGCCACCGTCAATGGCTTGCCTGACCGCGGGCCGTCCGGTCAAGAGGTCGATGGCGGGAACGTCGGCGCGGAACTCGTAGGGCTCGGTGCGCCAGGCGAACGATTCCGGCCAGAGCTTGCGCACGGCTATCAGCACGGCCAGGCCGGTGCGGTAGGGCAAGAAGGCGCGGCGGTCGGCGACGTGCAACTGCAGCGCGCCGCAGCGCTCGCCGCGAAACTTGTGGAACGCCGGCTCGATGACGCAGGGGCGGAACAACACCCCGGGCAGTTCCTGGCGCCGCAACTCGGCGGCCAGCGCCTCCGCCTCGATGAACGGCGCGCCGAAAAGCTCGAAGGGACGCGTAGTGCCACGGCCCTCGGACAGGTTGGTGCCCTCCAGCAGGCACATGCCCGGATAGACCAGCGCCGTGTCCGGGGTGGGCATGTTGGGCGACGGCATGACCCAGGGCAGGCCGCACTCGTCGTAGTAAACGCTCCGGCGCCAGCCCTCGCACGCCGCCACCGCCAATTCACAGCCGATGCCGAAGGCGTCGTTGTAGAGCCGGGCCAGCTCGCCCAGGGTCATGCCGTGGCGCTGGGGCACCGGGTAGAGG from Deltaproteobacteria bacterium harbors:
- the pilM gene encoding type IV pilus assembly protein PilM — translated: MKRIASLLHAFKRRRRWFAVDVGSSAIKIAEVADRGGKSEVVRAGALPVPPGAVENGVVRETAVLARAIRTFAAPGDGARPPVVAAIPGRGVIIKRLELPAQSRERLDEVIEFEAMDAVPEDLGNVNLDYHVLGPSEDGSGLDVLLVAARKALVERHVQLLEAAGLTPVIVDVDHFALGRLCDDLSLDGDTPSAWIHVGARSTTIHLPAPDGPGYATDLPVGGEQLTESLAENLSVSRDEAETIKRGGSNDVAVGDWLDSPCDSLAARISRGVNLFGPLGHETAPRRVALSGGSAVLPGLGTSLARALDAEVRVCGPFFTGITVTAGEPAGPAFAVVAGLAARDPDE
- a CDS encoding PilN domain-containing protein, whose translation is MKPRINLLCTRETRALQRKRRRIFALAASLLLTGTALGAVNVAQCRHRSGLEANLAASRTTATALRREAKAAGALEKRIEEQRRKNAAVTGWLEGRGQPTKALRGLSAAAPPTLWLTRYAASDGTTVLEGQATDDASITRFLRDLPGDFAERQLVEAGKASGDEDVRRFVIRARTTPLSDPASPGE
- the pilO gene encoding type 4a pilus biogenesis protein PilO, whose product is MQYYLDLLLERSAAQWAACILGASLALAALDYALLYRPQSGSIDRVEAGLEIARLEQTRLRRQADQLPRLREDLAALRGALRSRLPHADEPVDPLESVTARAAAAGLEMVRFQPGAAVAGEFLTEVPLELEFAGTYHDLLRFLESAAPGTLADARKLAIAALPGNGDAATLRIAMELVTLRPLERDADDEGGDETRTAREAAGRGTPAPPSPSAVVTAAPLSRDPFEPYRTPPPVAQPLPAADPEPTPSPEPVPQPRLRATGIVWGPLHAAALVKDAEGDIHVVGRGSRLGGHSYHVKAITPCEIILQAPGPDGQPRETRLSVRHCDSPRQAVQGRHSFGVR
- a CDS encoding pilus assembly PilX N-terminal domain-containing protein, whose translation is MVLPSVLMLIAVLAVVSATSMNASLTDLRITDAYYKSVAVFHIAEAGLTHGRHELSDEDGALDFIDILAPTAIFAGRGFHDGSYTVIATPVAGSVPPRLRLRSSACFPAAHPCPRGHARAAVEALLEHDPAGVTPRQRVRLVAWRAID
- a CDS encoding SDR family NAD(P)-dependent oxidoreductase; the encoded protein is MADQEVAVVVGGGPGLSSSLVRLFTREGMKAAIAARNPDKLQALAESTGCRAYGCDAVVPEQVNDLFARVAQDLGEPNVVVYNASGRVRGPLTELDPPAVRDAIMVTCYGGFLVGQAAAASMLRTGGGTILFTGASASVKGYANSASFAMGKFGLTGLAQSMARELQPQNIHVAQIVIDGGIDSSRRDAARGPDTWLSPDSIAETYLQLHRQHRSAWASHIELRPWVEKF
- a CDS encoding DUF1343 domain-containing protein, whose protein sequence is MRTGLERLLGDPRRWLGDARVGLVANPTAVDRRLAHAVDLLHGHPDVDLRCLFGPEHGLRGSAQDMVGVAHDTDPATGLPAVSLYGATFESLSPTPQQLADLDVLLFDIQDVGARYYTYAVTMALCMRAARSSGVKVVVLDRPNPIGGEAVEGGGLDAGLENFCGLYPVPQRHGMTLGELARLYNDAFGIGCELAVAACEGWRRSVYYDECGLPWVMPSPNMPTPDTALVYPGMCLLEGTNLSEGRGTTRPFELFGAPFIEAEALAAELRRQELPGVLFRPCVIEPAFHKFRGERCGALQLHVADRRAFLPYRTGLAVLIAVRKLWPESFAWRTEPYEFRADVPAIDLLTGRPAVRQAIDGGAALDDVVRIASGGTEVYDAGRDKALLYE